A stretch of Eleutherodactylus coqui strain aEleCoq1 chromosome 2, aEleCoq1.hap1, whole genome shotgun sequence DNA encodes these proteins:
- the TBC1D30 gene encoding TBC1 domain family member 30 isoform X3 has protein sequence MRQERLSCSLRRGGKGLKRQNAGGGGGGVGNILSSVLKKRNCISRTAPRLLCTLEPGVDTKLKFTLEPSLGQHGFQQWYDALKAVARLPTGIPKEWRQRVWLTLADQYLHSISIDWEKTMRFTFNERSNPDDDSMGIQIVKDLHRTGCSSYCGQEAEQDRVVLKRVLLAYARWNKTVGYCQGFNILAALILEVMEGNEGDALKIMIYLIDKVLPDSYFVNNLRALSVDMAVFRDLVRLKLPDLSRHLDVLQRTANRESGGGYEPPLTNVFTMQWFLTLFATCLPNHTVLKIWDSVFFEGSEIILRVALAIWAKLGEQIECCQNADEFYSTMGRLTQEMLEDNLIDSNELMQTVYSMATFPFPQLAELREKYTYNITPFPAPVKSASFSGHPSKMQDSDEENDIDDDDINANSVGCLGPFSGFLTPELQKYQKQIRDQKEEQSLKLGNIAELSPGAIDSCRGEYQAVFNSMMMERMTTDINALKLQYSRIKKRQLQQLHQVYIRAGLEEDKDPGIPLDPSDQLNNDKGPVSSILPSQVNHSPVINHLLLGKKLKQANRASKNTVIQLPTSKSMILPGEEAKAKLNSPWCTHIRVHRKNIARAKGYGDTVGLIEEQNEVPKDQVDAAKEPEDIEHDKPTVESADSSLDRTVMKADGHSPEPVFEDENANVTVVQSKLETLELNSSKDSKDMSGVIQNVQETPSKSHNSSSESGTLSKPPKVPIFSPFPSVKPLRKSTAARNLGLYGPNNRTPTVNFPHMSRSFNKAANGATGSKKR, from the exons ATGAGACAAGAAAGGCTGTCCTGTAGCCTGAGGCGAGGGGGCAAAGGCTTGAAGAGGCAgaatgcaggaggaggaggaggaggagtgggcaaCATCCTCAGCAGTGTGCTCAAGAAGAGAAACTGCATCTCCAGGACGGCTCCCCGCCTGCTTTGCACCCTGGAGCCAG GTGTAGACACAAAGTTGAAATTTACACTTGAGCCTTCACTGGGCCAGCATGGCTTTCAACAG TGGTACGATGCTCTCAAAGCTGTTGCAAGATTACCTACTGGAATACCAAAAGAATGGCGGCAGAGG GTATGGCTGACACTTGCAGACCAATACCTGCACAGTATTTCTATAGATTGGGAGAAAACAATGCGCTTTACATTCAATGAAAGGAGCAATCCCGATGACGACTCAATGGGCATACAAATTGTGAAG gATCTGCATAGAACAGGTTGCAGCTCCTATTGTGGACAAGAGGCAGAACAGGACAGAGTGGTACTTAAACGCGTGCTTTTGGCTTATGCCAGATGGAACAAGACCGTGGGCTACTGCCAAGGATTTAATATTCTGGCTGCTCTTATACTGGAAGTGATGGAGGGCAATGAGGGTGATGCACTTAAG ATAATGATTTATCTTATTGACAAAGTGCTGCCAGACAGTTACTTTGTCAATAATCTGCGGGCACTGTCAGTGGATATGGCTGTTTTTAGGGATCTCGTGAGACTCAAGCTTCCAGATCTATCTCGCCACCTGGATGTGCTTCAGAGAACGGCAAATCGAGAAAGTGGAG GTGGTTATGAACCCCCTCTCACTAATGTGTTTACTATGCAATGGTTCTTGACTCTATTTGCAACTTGTCTTCCAAACCACACTGTTCTTAAAATCTGGGATTCCGTGTTCTTTGAGGGCTCTGAAATCATCCTAAGAGTAGCACTGGCCATTTGGGCAAAGCTTGGAGA GCAGATTGAGTGTTGCCAAAATGCAGATGAATTCTACAGTACAATGGGAAGACTGACCCAGGAGATGCTTGAAGATAACTTGATAGACAGCAATGAGCTGATGCAG ACTGTATACTCAATGGCTACCTTCCCGTTTCCACAACTAGCGGAGCTGAGGGAGAAGTATACATATAATATCACACCTTTCCCAGCACCAGTCAAGTCTGCCTCATTTTCTGG ACACCCAAGCAAAATGCAAGACAGTGATGAAGAAAATGACATTGACGATGATGACATAAACGCTAATTCTGTTGGGTGTCTTGGCCCATTTAGCGGATTTTTGACTCCAGAATTGCAAAAGTATCAGAAGCAAATTAGAG ATCAAAAAGAAGAGCAAAGCCTGAAACTTGGCAACATTGCAGAGCTAAGTCCGGGTGCCATTGATTCCTGCCGAGGAGAATATCAAGCTGTATTTAATAGCATGATGATGGAGCGCATGACAACCGATATCAATGCCCTGAAACTGCAATACTCCAGGATTAAGAAGAGGCAGCTGCAGCAACTCCATCAGGTTTACATTCGAGCAG gaCTCGAAGAAGATAAAGATCCTGGGATCCCACTTGATCCTAGTGATCAACTTAACAAtg ataaaggacctgtgagcAGCATACTGCCATCGCAAGTTAATCATTCCCCAGTAATAAACCATCTGTTACTTGGCAAGAAGTTAAAGCAAGCAAACAGAGCTTCTAAAAACACAGTAATTCAGTTACCAACCTCTAAGTCCATGATTCTACCAGGTGAGGAAGCCAAAGCAAAGCTGAATTCTCCATGGTGTACCCACATTCGAGTTCATAGGAAAAACATAGCAAGGGCCAAAGGTTATGGGGATACAGTTGGACTTATAGAAGAGCAAAATGAAGTCCCTAAAGACCAGGTTGATGCCGCCAAAGAACCTGAGGATATTGAGCATGATAAGCCCACAGTGGAAAGTGCAGACAGCAGCTTAGATAGGACTGTAATGAAGGCTGATGGACACTCTCCTGAACCTGTTTTCGAGGATGAAAATGCAAATGTGACTGTTGTGCAGAGCAAGCTGGAGACCTTGGAGCTCAACTCTAGTAAAGACTCTAAAGACATGTCTGGGGTGATTCAAAATGTTCAAGAAACACCGTCAAAGTCACACAATTCCTCAAGTGAAAGTGGAACTTTATCAAAGCCTCCCAAAGTCCCTATTTTCAGCCCCTTCCCAAGTGTTAAGCCTCTTAGAAAATCTACAGCTGCAAGGAATTTGGGGTTATATGGGCCAAATAATAGAACCCCAACAGTAAATTTCCCACATATGAGCAGAAGCTTCAACAAGGCTGCCAATGGTGCCACTGGGAGCAAAAAACGATAA
- the TBC1D30 gene encoding TBC1 domain family member 30 isoform X4, which produces MRQERLSCSLRRGGKGLKRQNAGGGGGGVGNILSSVLKKRNCISRTAPRLLCTLEPGVDTKLKFTLEPSLGQHGFQQWYDALKAVARLPTGIPKEWRQRVWLTLADQYLHSISIDWEKTMRFTFNERSNPDDDSMGIQIVKDLHRTGCSSYCGQEAEQDRVVLKRVLLAYARWNKTVGYCQGFNILAALILEVMEGNEGDALKIMIYLIDKVLPDSYFVNNLRALSVDMAVFRDLVRLKLPDLSRHLDVLQRTANRESGGGYEPPLTNVFTMQWFLTLFATCLPNHTVLKIWDSVFFEGSEIILRVALAIWAKLGEQIECCQNADEFYSTMGRLTQEMLEDNLIDSNELMQTVYSMATFPFPQLAELREKYTYNITPFPAPVKSASFSGHPSKMQDSDEENDIDDDDINANSVGCLGPFSGFLTPELQKYQKQIRDQKEEQSLKLGNIAELSPGAIDSCRGEYQAVFNSMMMERMTTDINALKLQYSRIKKRQLQQLHQVYIRADKGPVSSILPSQVNHSPVINHLLLGKKLKQANRASKNTVIQLPTSKSMILPGEEAKAKLNSPWCTHIRVHRKNIARAKGYGDTVGLIEEQNEVPKDQVDAAKEPEDIEHDKPTVESADSSLDRTVMKADGHSPEPVFEDENANVTVVQSKLETLELNSSKDSKDMSGVIQNVQETPSKSHNSSSESGTLSKPPKVPIFSPFPSVKPLRKSTAARNLGLYGPNNRTPTVNFPHMSRSFNKAANGATGSKKR; this is translated from the exons ATGAGACAAGAAAGGCTGTCCTGTAGCCTGAGGCGAGGGGGCAAAGGCTTGAAGAGGCAgaatgcaggaggaggaggaggaggagtgggcaaCATCCTCAGCAGTGTGCTCAAGAAGAGAAACTGCATCTCCAGGACGGCTCCCCGCCTGCTTTGCACCCTGGAGCCAG GTGTAGACACAAAGTTGAAATTTACACTTGAGCCTTCACTGGGCCAGCATGGCTTTCAACAG TGGTACGATGCTCTCAAAGCTGTTGCAAGATTACCTACTGGAATACCAAAAGAATGGCGGCAGAGG GTATGGCTGACACTTGCAGACCAATACCTGCACAGTATTTCTATAGATTGGGAGAAAACAATGCGCTTTACATTCAATGAAAGGAGCAATCCCGATGACGACTCAATGGGCATACAAATTGTGAAG gATCTGCATAGAACAGGTTGCAGCTCCTATTGTGGACAAGAGGCAGAACAGGACAGAGTGGTACTTAAACGCGTGCTTTTGGCTTATGCCAGATGGAACAAGACCGTGGGCTACTGCCAAGGATTTAATATTCTGGCTGCTCTTATACTGGAAGTGATGGAGGGCAATGAGGGTGATGCACTTAAG ATAATGATTTATCTTATTGACAAAGTGCTGCCAGACAGTTACTTTGTCAATAATCTGCGGGCACTGTCAGTGGATATGGCTGTTTTTAGGGATCTCGTGAGACTCAAGCTTCCAGATCTATCTCGCCACCTGGATGTGCTTCAGAGAACGGCAAATCGAGAAAGTGGAG GTGGTTATGAACCCCCTCTCACTAATGTGTTTACTATGCAATGGTTCTTGACTCTATTTGCAACTTGTCTTCCAAACCACACTGTTCTTAAAATCTGGGATTCCGTGTTCTTTGAGGGCTCTGAAATCATCCTAAGAGTAGCACTGGCCATTTGGGCAAAGCTTGGAGA GCAGATTGAGTGTTGCCAAAATGCAGATGAATTCTACAGTACAATGGGAAGACTGACCCAGGAGATGCTTGAAGATAACTTGATAGACAGCAATGAGCTGATGCAG ACTGTATACTCAATGGCTACCTTCCCGTTTCCACAACTAGCGGAGCTGAGGGAGAAGTATACATATAATATCACACCTTTCCCAGCACCAGTCAAGTCTGCCTCATTTTCTGG ACACCCAAGCAAAATGCAAGACAGTGATGAAGAAAATGACATTGACGATGATGACATAAACGCTAATTCTGTTGGGTGTCTTGGCCCATTTAGCGGATTTTTGACTCCAGAATTGCAAAAGTATCAGAAGCAAATTAGAG ATCAAAAAGAAGAGCAAAGCCTGAAACTTGGCAACATTGCAGAGCTAAGTCCGGGTGCCATTGATTCCTGCCGAGGAGAATATCAAGCTGTATTTAATAGCATGATGATGGAGCGCATGACAACCGATATCAATGCCCTGAAACTGCAATACTCCAGGATTAAGAAGAGGCAGCTGCAGCAACTCCATCAGGTTTACATTCGAGCAG ataaaggacctgtgagcAGCATACTGCCATCGCAAGTTAATCATTCCCCAGTAATAAACCATCTGTTACTTGGCAAGAAGTTAAAGCAAGCAAACAGAGCTTCTAAAAACACAGTAATTCAGTTACCAACCTCTAAGTCCATGATTCTACCAGGTGAGGAAGCCAAAGCAAAGCTGAATTCTCCATGGTGTACCCACATTCGAGTTCATAGGAAAAACATAGCAAGGGCCAAAGGTTATGGGGATACAGTTGGACTTATAGAAGAGCAAAATGAAGTCCCTAAAGACCAGGTTGATGCCGCCAAAGAACCTGAGGATATTGAGCATGATAAGCCCACAGTGGAAAGTGCAGACAGCAGCTTAGATAGGACTGTAATGAAGGCTGATGGACACTCTCCTGAACCTGTTTTCGAGGATGAAAATGCAAATGTGACTGTTGTGCAGAGCAAGCTGGAGACCTTGGAGCTCAACTCTAGTAAAGACTCTAAAGACATGTCTGGGGTGATTCAAAATGTTCAAGAAACACCGTCAAAGTCACACAATTCCTCAAGTGAAAGTGGAACTTTATCAAAGCCTCCCAAAGTCCCTATTTTCAGCCCCTTCCCAAGTGTTAAGCCTCTTAGAAAATCTACAGCTGCAAGGAATTTGGGGTTATATGGGCCAAATAATAGAACCCCAACAGTAAATTTCCCACATATGAGCAGAAGCTTCAACAAGGCTGCCAATGGTGCCACTGGGAGCAAAAAACGATAA